The following nucleotide sequence is from Deltaproteobacteria bacterium.
TCGAGTTCGCAGGGACATTAATAAAAGACTTTGATACACCTACGGAGCGTTAGCAGTTTACTGATCCAAGGCGAGGAGTAAATATATGGGAAGCATCGTTAAGAAGAGGCGGAAGAAAATTGCTAAGCATAAACATCGCAAACTTCTGAAGAAGACCCGTATTCAGAGAAGAAAGCGCAAATAAAATTCTCTTCTTGAGGTAAAGAAAAAAAAGTCTCTTGGGGTTAACGGGTGGATGACTTATCTACCCGTTCCTTCAGTTCCTTTCCGACTTTGAAGAAAGGGAGTTTTTTGGGCAAAACATCCACTTTGTTGCCCGTCCGCGGGTTTCGACCCTGATAGGCTTGGTACGTCCTCACCGTGAAGTTGCCGAAGCCGCGAATTTCGATCCTCTCCCCCCTGGCCACTGCGGTGGCCATGGAGGAAAAGATTGTGTTCACAATGGTTTTGGCATCCTGCTGGGCGAGAGTATTCGACCTTTCCATGAGTTTCTGAATGAGTTGAAATTTGGTCATCTCTCTCCTTCTCCTTAAAAAAGTTTATGATTCATTCCAATTTCGCCAAATATATCATGAACCCTTTCCATATGTAAACCCAAAAATTTTAAAGAATTTTTTCCTTCTCCCTTCC
It contains:
- a CDS encoding HU family DNA-binding protein, producing MTKFQLIQKLMERSNTLAQQDAKTIVNTIFSSMATAVARGERIEIRGFGNFTVRTYQAYQGRNPRTGNKVDVLPKKLPFFKVGKELKERVDKSSTR
- a CDS encoding AURKAIP1/COX24 domain-containing protein, yielding MGSIVKKRRKKIAKHKHRKLLKKTRIQRRKRK